A single genomic interval of Methylobacterium bullatum harbors:
- the pcm_1 gene encoding Protein-L-isoaspartate O-methyltransferase, translating into MLDYAQARRLMVDCQLRTFDVNDIPVLDAFEAVPRERFVPQGREDFAYIDQSLRITGQDPATDRVIPAPMLLARMIQALQLAPGKVALDVATGYGYAAAIMRQLGARVVALESDDALAAEAEGRLSATDGIEIVRGPLQAGAAKAGPFDAILVNGRVETRPQSLLDQLKDGGRLACVMGRDKAAKATLFVRTGDAFGARPLFDASLPALSAFSPESSFSF; encoded by the coding sequence ATGCTCGATTACGCGCAGGCGCGACGCCTCATGGTGGATTGTCAGTTGCGGACTTTCGACGTCAACGACATCCCGGTCCTCGACGCTTTCGAAGCCGTGCCGCGCGAGCGCTTCGTCCCCCAAGGGCGCGAGGACTTCGCCTATATCGACCAATCCCTGCGCATCACCGGGCAGGATCCGGCGACGGATCGCGTTATCCCGGCGCCGATGCTTCTCGCACGCATGATTCAGGCGCTGCAACTCGCGCCGGGGAAGGTCGCCCTCGACGTCGCCACCGGCTACGGCTACGCCGCCGCCATCATGCGGCAGCTTGGAGCGCGGGTGGTCGCCCTCGAATCCGACGACGCCCTGGCCGCCGAGGCGGAGGGCCGCCTGTCGGCAACGGACGGAATCGAGATCGTTCGCGGCCCCCTGCAGGCGGGCGCGGCGAAGGCGGGACCGTTCGACGCCATCCTCGTCAATGGCCGCGTCGAGACGCGGCCCCAATCCCTCCTCGACCAGCTGAAGGATGGCGGACGCCTCGCCTGCGTGATGGGCCGCGACAAGGCGGCGAAGGCCACCCTGTTCGTCCGGACCGGGGACGCGTTCGGTGCGCGTCCGCTCTTCGATGCGTCGCTGCCCGCCCTGTCGGCCTTCAGTCCGGAATCCAGCTTTTCCTTCTGA
- the bepC gene encoding Outer membrane efflux protein BepC, whose amino-acid sequence MDVRQRKLAKSFRLRLGGFAALTLAAASPAVAETLDSALARAYGANPALNASRAGLRATDENVAQAKSGYRPTVSLDADIGLSQFQGRIGGASLNQATRPGGAGLTINQTLFNGFQTDNQTRRAESDVLGTRESLRSTEMTTLFNAAQIYMSVLSDTATLELRRNNVEVLEEQLRQTRDRFNVGEVTRTDVAQAEARLAGARSDVSGAEANLRASIGTYRRIIGVEPRQLAPGRPLDRFVPPNLDSAISIGLKEHPQILSSMHAVDVAEAQVKIFEGQLAPSAALQGSVQQRYDTQFPGDNGVTASIVGRISVPLYEGGQTYSQIRQAKELVGQARINVEDIRDQVRSAIVTAWGRLEAAKAQVIASQAQVQANEVALNGVREEARVGQRTTLDVLNAQQELLNSRVNLILAQRDRVVNSYGVVQTVGRLTVRFTAIPVVAYSPKEHFDQIKDLWYGVRTPDGR is encoded by the coding sequence ATGGACGTGAGACAACGCAAACTTGCGAAAAGCTTCCGGCTACGGCTGGGTGGCTTCGCCGCGCTGACGCTCGCCGCCGCCTCTCCGGCCGTGGCCGAGACGCTGGATAGCGCGCTGGCCCGTGCCTATGGCGCCAACCCCGCGCTGAACGCGTCGCGGGCGGGACTGCGCGCCACCGACGAGAACGTCGCGCAGGCCAAGTCCGGCTACCGTCCCACCGTGAGCCTCGACGCCGATATCGGCCTCAGCCAGTTTCAGGGCCGCATCGGCGGCGCGTCCCTCAATCAGGCGACCAGGCCCGGCGGCGCCGGGCTGACGATCAACCAGACCCTGTTCAACGGCTTTCAGACCGACAACCAGACCCGCCGCGCCGAATCGGACGTGCTCGGAACGCGCGAATCGCTGCGCTCCACCGAGATGACGACCCTGTTCAACGCCGCCCAGATCTACATGTCGGTCCTGAGCGACACGGCGACCCTGGAGCTTCGCCGCAACAACGTCGAGGTGCTGGAAGAGCAGCTGCGCCAGACCCGCGATCGCTTCAATGTCGGCGAGGTCACCCGGACCGACGTGGCCCAGGCCGAGGCCCGCCTCGCCGGCGCGCGCTCCGACGTCAGCGGCGCGGAGGCCAATCTGCGCGCCAGCATCGGCACCTATCGGCGCATCATCGGCGTCGAGCCGCGCCAGCTCGCGCCGGGACGGCCCCTCGACCGGTTCGTGCCGCCGAACCTCGACAGCGCCATCTCCATCGGCCTGAAGGAACACCCGCAGATCCTGTCCTCGATGCACGCGGTGGACGTGGCCGAGGCGCAGGTGAAGATCTTCGAGGGCCAGCTCGCTCCGAGCGCTGCCCTGCAGGGCAGCGTCCAGCAGCGCTACGACACGCAGTTCCCGGGCGATAACGGCGTGACCGCCTCCATCGTCGGCCGCATCTCTGTTCCGCTGTACGAGGGCGGCCAGACCTATTCGCAGATCCGCCAGGCCAAGGAGCTGGTCGGCCAGGCCCGCATCAACGTCGAGGACATCCGCGACCAGGTCCGTTCGGCCATCGTCACCGCCTGGGGCCGGCTGGAAGCGGCCAAGGCGCAGGTCATCGCATCGCAGGCCCAGGTTCAGGCCAACGAAGTGGCGTTGAACGGCGTGCGCGAGGAAGCCCGCGTCGGCCAGCGCACCACCCTCGACGTCCTGAACGCCCAGCAGGAACTCCTGAACTCGCGCGTGAACCTCATTCTCGCCCAGCGCGACCGGGTGGTGAACTCCTATGGCGTGGTCCAGACCGTGGGCCGCCTGACCGTGCGCTTCACCGCGATTCCGGTCGTGGCCTACAGCCCGAAGGAGCATTTCGACCAGATCAAGGACCTCTGGTACGGCGTGCGCACGCCCGACGGGCGCTAG
- the valS gene encoding Valine--tRNA ligase — MMDKTFDPAAVEARIASAWEAGDAFKAGRPERADARPFTMVIPPPNVTGSLHMGHALNNTLQDILCRFERMRGRDVLWQPGTDHAGIATQMVVERRLAEAKEPGRRELGREAFVEKVWAWKAESGGAIVNQLKRLGASCDWSRERFTMGLSGQPDDQMVRAVTKTFVDLHAQGLIYRDKRLVNWDPKFQTAISDLEVLQVEVKGHLWHFDYPIVDEAGAETGEVITVATTRPETMLGDTAVAVHPDDERYTHLVGKHVRLPLVGRLIPIVADTYSDPEKGTGAVKITPAHDFNDFEVGKRAGCTPINILDTEARITLDGNTAFLKDSNPEPEALALHGLDRFEARKRVVALMEARERLRLTEPNTHAVPHGDRSNVVIEPYLTDQWYVNVKPLAERALQAVRDGQTRFVPENYERTFFQWLENIEPWCISRQLWWGHQIPVWYDDEGGIFVASSEVEAQAQADAKHGRTVALRRDEDVLDTWFSSALWPFSTLGWPDATPELDRYYPTDTLVTGKDIIFFWVARMMMLGLHVTDRVPFATVYLHTLVRDASGAKMSKSKGNVVDPLGLIDQYGADALRFTLAAMAAQGRDIKLAVNRVEGYRNFATKLWNASRFAEMNGCVLRADYRPEAATETLNRWALGEAARAVAEVTAALDAYRFNDAAAAAYRFVWNIFCDWYLELAKPVLQGESVDAGLKAETQATVAFLIDQIAKLLHPFMPFLTEELWAIKGEGIAERGLLALAPWPDLSGLADARAEAEIGWVVDLVSEIRSARSETNVPAGAQIPLVIVGADEALRARAAQWQDTLLRLARLSEISFAETAPKNAVQLLVRGSVAALPLEGIVDLKAEVARLNKEAVKAASEIGKIEAKLGNADFLARAPDEVVDEQRERRDAEAARLEKIREALARLSDA; from the coding sequence ATGATGGACAAGACCTTCGATCCCGCCGCCGTCGAGGCGCGCATCGCGTCCGCCTGGGAGGCGGGTGACGCCTTCAAGGCCGGCCGGCCGGAGCGCGCGGATGCCCGGCCCTTCACCATGGTGATCCCGCCGCCGAACGTCACCGGCAGCCTGCATATGGGCCACGCCCTCAACAACACCCTGCAGGACATCCTCTGCCGGTTCGAGCGCATGCGCGGGCGCGACGTGCTGTGGCAGCCGGGCACGGACCATGCGGGCATCGCCACCCAGATGGTGGTGGAGCGCCGCCTCGCCGAGGCGAAGGAGCCGGGCCGGCGCGAGCTCGGCCGCGAGGCCTTCGTCGAGAAGGTCTGGGCCTGGAAGGCCGAATCCGGCGGGGCCATCGTCAACCAGCTGAAGCGGCTTGGCGCCTCCTGCGACTGGTCGCGCGAGCGCTTCACCATGGGCCTGTCCGGCCAGCCCGACGACCAGATGGTCCGCGCCGTCACCAAGACCTTCGTCGATCTCCACGCGCAGGGGCTGATCTACCGCGACAAGCGCCTCGTGAACTGGGACCCGAAGTTCCAGACCGCGATCTCCGACCTCGAAGTGCTCCAGGTCGAGGTGAAGGGCCATCTCTGGCACTTCGATTATCCCATCGTCGACGAGGCGGGCGCCGAGACCGGCGAGGTCATCACGGTGGCCACCACCCGCCCCGAGACCATGCTCGGCGACACGGCGGTGGCGGTCCATCCGGACGACGAGCGCTACACCCATCTCGTCGGCAAGCATGTGCGCCTGCCGCTGGTCGGCCGCCTCATCCCCATCGTCGCCGACACCTATTCGGACCCGGAGAAGGGCACCGGCGCGGTCAAGATCACGCCCGCGCACGACTTCAACGATTTCGAGGTGGGCAAGCGGGCCGGCTGCACGCCGATTAACATCCTGGATACGGAAGCGCGCATAACCCTCGACGGAAACACGGCTTTTCTGAAGGACTCGAACCCGGAGCCGGAGGCCCTGGCCCTGCACGGCCTCGACCGGTTCGAGGCGAGGAAGCGCGTCGTCGCCCTGATGGAGGCGCGCGAGCGGCTGCGGCTCACCGAGCCCAACACCCATGCGGTGCCCCATGGCGACCGTTCGAACGTGGTCATCGAGCCCTACCTCACGGACCAATGGTACGTGAACGTGAAGCCCCTGGCCGAGCGCGCGCTGCAGGCGGTGCGCGACGGGCAAACCCGTTTCGTTCCGGAGAACTACGAGCGGACCTTCTTCCAGTGGCTGGAGAACATCGAGCCGTGGTGCATCTCGCGCCAGCTCTGGTGGGGCCACCAGATCCCGGTCTGGTATGATGACGAGGGCGGCATCTTCGTGGCATCCAGCGAGGTCGAGGCGCAGGCACAGGCCGATGCGAAGCACGGCCGCACCGTCGCCCTGCGCCGTGACGAGGACGTCCTCGACACGTGGTTCTCCTCCGCCCTGTGGCCGTTCTCGACGCTCGGCTGGCCCGACGCGACGCCCGAACTCGACCGCTACTATCCCACCGACACCCTGGTCACCGGCAAGGACATCATCTTCTTCTGGGTCGCCCGGATGATGATGCTCGGCCTCCACGTCACCGACCGGGTGCCGTTCGCTACGGTCTATCTCCACACCCTGGTGCGCGATGCCTCCGGCGCCAAGATGTCGAAGTCGAAGGGCAACGTCGTCGATCCCCTCGGTTTGATCGATCAGTACGGGGCGGATGCCCTGCGCTTCACCCTTGCCGCCATGGCCGCGCAGGGCAGGGACATCAAGCTCGCGGTGAACCGTGTCGAGGGCTACCGCAACTTCGCGACCAAGCTCTGGAACGCCTCGCGTTTCGCCGAGATGAACGGCTGCGTACTCCGCGCCGATTACCGCCCAGAGGCCGCCACCGAGACCCTCAACCGCTGGGCGCTGGGCGAGGCCGCACGCGCCGTGGCCGAGGTGACGGCGGCGCTCGACGCCTACCGCTTCAACGACGCGGCGGCGGCCGCCTACCGCTTCGTCTGGAATATTTTTTGTGATTGGTATCTCGAACTGGCCAAGCCGGTGCTTCAAGGCGAGAGCGTCGATGCCGGCCTCAAGGCCGAGACGCAGGCCACGGTGGCGTTCCTCATCGACCAGATCGCCAAGCTGCTGCACCCGTTCATGCCGTTCCTCACCGAGGAGCTCTGGGCGATCAAGGGCGAGGGCATCGCCGAGCGCGGGCTCCTGGCGCTGGCGCCCTGGCCCGACCTGTCGGGGCTGGCGGATGCGAGGGCCGAAGCCGAGATCGGCTGGGTGGTGGACCTCGTCTCGGAGATCCGCTCCGCCCGCTCGGAGACCAACGTGCCGGCCGGCGCCCAGATTCCCCTGGTCATCGTCGGCGCCGACGAAGCCCTGCGGGCGCGGGCGGCGCAGTGGCAGGACACGCTCCTGCGCCTCGCCCGCCTGTCGGAGATTTCCTTCGCCGAGACCGCGCCGAAGAACGCGGTCCAGCTGCTGGTGCGCGGCTCGGTGGCGGCGCTGCCCCTGGAGGGCATCGTCGACCTCAAGGCCGAGGTCGCCCGCCTGAACAAGGAAGCGGTGAAGGCGGCCTCCGAGATCGGTAAGATCGAGGCCAAGCTCGGCAATGCCGACTTCCTCGCCCGCGCGCCCGACGAGGTGGTGGACGAGCAGCGCGAGCGCCGCGACGCGGAAGCCGCTCGGCTCGAGAAGATCCGCGAGGCCCTGGCGCGGTTGTCGGACGCGTGA